The Elaeis guineensis isolate ETL-2024a chromosome 14, EG11, whole genome shotgun sequence genome has a segment encoding these proteins:
- the LOC105057566 gene encoding xylan glycosyltransferase MUCI21 has product MPTHKIKSMLRIFAKGSTSDQREPKNISLYRLVPLLLLMLYAVCSVTRLATSSSYSSYLVQATDSFVTEISSDLESFKTHISSNLNYLQASEENTAHRCSDLINGRTVTMSSFRDEGLLCCDRSHNRTDVCYMKGDIRTDANSSSIWVYGAGPWQVPETIRPYTRKWETQIMSTIDNITLLPMASSSNEGSPSKACEKRHSVPGLVFSTGGYTGNLYHEFNDGLIPLFITAQRFHGEVVLVVLEYHSWWMTTYRPVIRKLTNYKVVDFSQDRRVHCFPEMIVGLRIHGELSINPLLMSNGVGIQDFQALLRQGLGDSQLKPQEAHPPLAAPPPASSHCSTTKPKITIIIRSKSRVLLNLNEIVKACEHIGFEVQVLKPKRGMPLTAIYDALDAADVMLAVHGAAMTHFLFMRPGSVLIQIVPLGLDWAAETYYGEPARKLGLEYIAYRVARGESSLSKEYPRRSPVLMDPSIITRQGWWETKRIYLDKQNVKVNIRRFSRMLAKAHSHICTLHARVRREVYEKHMQ; this is encoded by the exons ATGCCTACGCACAAGATCAAATCTATGTTGCGAATTTTCGCCAAGGGATCAACCTCTGATCAGAGAGAACCCAAGAATATTTCTCTTTATCGGCTCGTACCATTGCTCCTATTGATGCTCTACGCCGTCTGCTCAGTTACCAGACTCGCTACCTCGTCGTCATATTCTTCTTATTTAGTGCAAGCTACTGATTCAT TTGTTACAGAAATAAGCAGTGACTTGGAATCCTTCAAGACCCATATATCTTCCAACTTAAATTACCTCCAAGCCAGTGAAGAAAACACTGCACATCGAtgctctgatctaatcaatg GAAGAACGGTGACAATGAGTTCATTTAGAGATGAAGGGCTACTTTGCTGCGATCGAAGCCATAACCGGACCGACGTGTGCTACATGAAGGGAGACATCAGAACAGACGCTAACTCCTCCTCAATCTGGGTCTATGGTGCTGGGCCGTGGCAGGTACCCGAGACCATACGCCCTTACACAAGAAAATGGGAGACTCAGATCATGAGCACGATCGACAACATCACTCTCCTTCCCATGGCATCATCCAGCAatgaaggaagcccatccaaggCCTGTGAGAAGCGCCACAGCGTGCCGGGTCTCGTGTTCTCGACGGGAGGATACACAGGGAACCTTTACCACGAGTTCAACGACGGGCTGATTCCACTGTTCATCACGGCGCAGCGGTTTCACGGCGAGGTGGTGTTGGTGGTGCTGGAATACCATTCCTGGTGGATGACCACATACCGTCCGGTTATAAGGAAGCTAACCAACTACAAGGTGGTGGATTTCTCCCAGGATCGTCGGGTCCATTGCTTCCCGGAGATGATCGTTGGCCTGAGAATCCACGGCGAGCTATCAATCAATCCACTGCTCATGTCCAATG GTGTTGGAATCCAAGATTTCCAGGCTTTACTTCGCCAAGGACTAGGTGACAGCCAACTCAAACCACAAGAAGCCCATCCACCACTGGCGGCGCCGCCGCCGGCCTCCAGCCACTGCAGCACCACCAAACCTAAGATCACAATCATCATCCGCAGCAAATCAAGGGTACTGCTCAACCTCAATGAGATAGTGAAAGCCTGCGAACATATCGGCTTCGAGGTGCAGGTCCTCAAGCCCAAGAGAGGCATGCCATTGACGGCAATCTACGACGCCCTCGACGCGGCCGACGTGATGCTGGCTGTGCATGGAGCAGCAATGACCCACTTCCTCTTCATGCGGCCCGGCTCCGTCCTCATACAGATCGTGCCTTTAGGATTGGACTGGGCGGCGGAGACTTACTACGGCGAGCCGGCACGGAAGCTTGGGTTGGAGTACATCGCCTACAGGGTGGCGCGGGGGGAGAGCTCGCTCTCCAAGGAGTACCCTCGCCGGAGCCCGGTTTTAATGGATCCTAGTATCATCACAAGGCAAGGGTGGTGGGAGACGAAGAGGATTTACCTGGACAAACAGAACGTCAAAGTGAATATCAGGAGATTTAGTAGGATGCTCGCAAAGGCACATTCCCATATTTGTACACTACATGCAAGAGTACGTAGAGAAGTATATGAGAAACATATGCAGTAA